The DNA region agtccatgttgcagcatgtatcagaatttctttcctttctgaggccgaataatattccactgtgtgtaaacaccacattctgtttatcctgTTACCTGTTAAGGGACACGTGGGTTACTGCCACCTATGGCTGTTGTGAAAATTTATGTGAATATGGGTgtaaaaatatctcttcaagactctgctttcaattcttttgggtatttatcgagaagcagaattgctggatcatttatggaatttaattttttttaactttgaaacaagctcacttttttttttatgtttgtgttttaagtttttattgaagtataatgtgCACACAGAAAAGTGTAACCCGAGCCCATCTATAAACAGCCACTGACTGAGAAATCAGACACGGCCTCTTGTGCCTTCAGGGTAACTGCTGTCCTGACTTTTAGCATCACTGATGGCATCTTTCCTGAGGTATTTTAAACAGAATCACATGGCACTTACTCCTTTGCATTGGTTTATTTCCCTTAACCTTAGGCTTCTAAAGTCCATCCTTGTTTTTGCAAGTGGCTGTAGcttgtttcttctctttgctgAATACTCTTGATTTATTCATCTGCTGTGGGTGGACATTGGTTCATTTTTGGTTTGAGTCTCTGATCgataaagctgcagtgaacattctagtatctatctttttttaaaaaaattatttatttttggctgctttgggtctggctttggcaggctttctctagttgtggcgagcggggtctactctttgttgcggtgctcgggcttctcattgcagtggcttctcttgttgcggagcacggctctaggtgcacgggcttcagtggttgtggcacacaggctcagtagttgtggcttgaggtctctagatcacaggctcagtagttgtggcgcacggtcttagttgctctgtggcatgtgcaATCTTCCCCAActaaggatcaaacccgtgtcccctgcattggcaggtggattcttaaccactgcgccactggggaagtcctctAGTATCTATCTTTATGTGCACACATTTCTCATACCTGGGAGTACAACTGCGCATGTGAAAATTAACAAAGAGAAACCTCGCTAAATTGGagtcagggggacttccctggcagtccagtgggtaagactctgcactcccaatgcagtgggcccagtttgatccctggtcagggaactatatcccacatgcatgctgcagctaagagtgcGCATGCCACCattaaagatcccatgtgctgcaactaagacctggcacagccaaaataaataagtaatacatttaaaaaataaaaataaaataaaatggagttgGGAGGCCAGAAAGGAGAGCTGTCACACAGGTACCCCTCCATGTCAGATCCCATAAGGAAGAGACCTACCTTGCATCTCTGGCAGGAAGTGACACTACTTTACTACagccagcaggaggaagaaagattttctccttgcctggcaacagctcagccaatgagagactgtcacaactcagccaatgaaaaagCCTCTATACTTAGAACATCTCCTTTCCTCCAATGGACTTTTTGTTTATAACAGTCCCTCCAAACATGCCCTCTCCTCTATAAAAGaattctctctcctttgctttaGAGGACTTgcatgtgattcaccatattttCATATCCCAAACTGCAATTCTTCACTGCTTCTGAATAACTTTGTTTTCCTAGTTAAATAActggctgttttattgttttagatgaATACATGTCATGGTGTAGGTATATATTCAGCTCTAGTAGGTGctgccaaacaattttccaaTGTGATAGTACCATGTCGTCACTCCCACAGGTAAGAGAGCTCCAATTAATTGCACCTGTAGATGAAAATGCAAAaaagccaaactgaggattataacccaggaagcaGATTCTCACAAAGCTCTGAGAACTCTTCTGCCTTTTAGAAGTCAAAGGTACAGTCGTACACATTTTCTAGACAAAGCATTACACATCAATGTAacatactgatattttacataaagttcaccaagggTACCTAGTCCAGGTAAGAATGTACAAAGCAAGCAGCTACTCACCATGACCCcctacagagctgggaaagaacgCTATTTTTTAGAAGTTACATTACCagcatcagaagaaaaaaaattgaccttTCGGTTGAGCAAGCACTTTGGGGAGCTCTGATTGTGTGTAATGCATATACACATCCCACATTAGGGAGGCAGGAGGCCTAAAAAACCACAGAgacaattttatgtttaattttttcttttcctgcctcaaaatatagattttatttcatcattttcccccttttgatcATTAATATTCCAATAGAAAGCATTAGGTGATCAAATATTTGGCCTCTGATGCCATGGTGGTTGCTTACCTGCCCTGGATCCATCATGTCCTTTGctgccagtctttttttttttttttaaatactagttCTGTTTATCGGtaatattttaactcattttattttattttattttatttatttatttattttaaattttatttatttatggctgtgttgggtcttcgtttctgtgcgagggctttctccagttgcggcaagtgggggccactcttcatcgcggtgcgcgggcctctcactatcgcggcctctcttgttgtggagcacaggctccagacgcgcaggctcagcaatcgtggctcacgggcccagttgctccgcggcatgtgggatctttccagaccagggctcgaacccgtgtgccctgcattggcaggcagattctcaaccactgcgccaccagggaagccctgctgccAGTCTTAACAGCCcagttcttcttttccttttagggGTTATGCTAGTAGAATGCTTCACAAGGACTGATAGTTTTATCAGTCAGTTCCAATAGGACTTATGCCAATTTTACCCTGTATGTGCATTGTGCATGCCCTTTTATATAGAACAATAGATATGATCAATAGTTTCAAGTCATTTAGACATCATTATTTTCGTTGGAgttttgaatatatatacattgaGATGTACAAGAGATTATTACTCTATAAATGATATAGAACACAATCGCCAGAACCAATAACAGTAACAAAGTCAGAAGTAGAGATTTAAGCCATGAATGCCCAAAACTGAACCATTTACCAATGATTTCATTTAGACTAGAAAGTGGGTTCTTCAatgtagaaatttttattttgtatgagAGTCATTAGATGGGTATATTAGAGGACTCATCTGATATGAAAGTACAACATTGTCTGGATTCTAGCACACTTCCTCCTacaaagcagttttaaaaatcaagagctACTTGCTTTTGCAACATCACAGTCTCATCCCAGAAACTTCAGAATTGTATAAATTAATTGAATGTAGTAGACTTGGAGCTATATCCTGATGGGGAAACTTTTTGTAGATTACAGGAACATCTGAAAAGTCAATGATGAGAATTATGAGGGGCTTCTATTGGCCTTATTGACAGAGGAATTTAATGACAAATCCAACGATCATTTAAATTGCCCCCAGTAGTAATACTTTGTGATAGCATTACTAAAGGGTTTTGGGGCAAAAACATggctagaaataaaaaaacaacttttaaagcacttttcttttttatagctactttatttatttattttattttatttttggctgtgttgggtcttcggttcatgcgagggctttctctagttgaggcaagtgggggccactcttcatctcggtgcggggaccgctcttcatcgcggtgcgcgggcctttcactgtcgcggcccctcccgtcgcggggcacaggctccagacgcgcaggctcagtagttgtggctcacgggcccagctgctccgtggcatgtgggatcttcccagaccagggctcgaacccgtgtcccctgcattggcaggcagattctcaaccactgcgccaccagggaagcccaaaaaaacaacttttaattttgatttcaaGACAGACTTTTGGTAACAGTACATTTGAACTGGTAGGATGGGTCTTTCAGGCCTGGCCCAGACTCTTGGGTCAGCTGTTTGCTACTGCTGTTGTCATCTTCTCTTCCTAACTTGGTGATGCCTGTCTTAGTTGAAGTCAGGTGCTAGAAACAGCCATCAAAGTCCATTCAGGTGGAGAATGAGAGATGTGAATCCTTGAATTAATGTGTCTCAGTTTGGCTGTGCATGGATTAGTTAATAATATCTGAAAAGTTTCTTTCCATCATGGCTGCAAAGAATCTTTTATTTGATGTCCTTTCCAATAAGCAAAATCCCTGGGTTATAATCCATGATCCTTTCCACCTCCTGGGAGCTCTTTGTAAAAGTAGatcccaatttttttaaagatttaattattatttattttatttatttattttttaatgtatttttggctgcattgggtcttagttgtggcacacaggatcttcattgaggcatgtgggatctatcgctgcagcacgcgggctcttcattgcggtgcgcgggtttctctctagttggtgcatgcgggttttctcttctctagttgtggtgcacaggctcctgggtgtgtgggctctgtactttgtggctcgcgggctctagttgaggtgtgtgagctcaatagttgtggcacacgggcgtaGCTgccccactgcatgtgggatcttagttccccaaccagggatcgaaactgtgttccctgcattgtcaggcggattctttaccactggaccaccagggaagtcccccaattttttttaagtatgtcaATAAGGCCTGCCAATAATGTAATATGTTTCCTTTGAACTATCATGGGTGAAAGTTTCCAAAATATTGTTTTCCCCATAAAACCGTTTTCTCAGATGCCCAGTGGGGTAAAGAATGTACATGCTGGAGTATCGGCAAATTGGGCTTCAATAGACActgtaagttttgttttgttttgttttgttttatcatatCTAAACCATATTTGTGTGGTGGGATCAAAATACCTCCTTTTTGTTGCCATATCTGTTTCTCTTCATTAGTGGTGATTTCTTGAACCTGTAGAAAGAAATCTTTTACTGGATTAGCAGGGTTAATGGAGAAGAGTGGACATTTTCAAGGCTGGACAGGATGAATGTTTAAAGCTAACTGTTTGGCTGCAGCATCAGCAAGCTGATTCCTTTTAGCTTCCATAGTGTCAGATTTGGAATGCCCTGGTGTTTTAATAATTGCTAACTGCTTTGGCAGTTATATAGCAATTAGTAACTCGGCATcctgttttctatcttttttataGGTTGCCCTGAAGTTGTTAAAAGCCTCATTGTTTTCATGGCATTCCAAAGTTGTGTACCACTACAAAAGCATAGTAACTGTCAGTATAAGTATTTGTTACCTGGTCTTTAACTAATTGACATCCTAGAGTTAAGGAAATTAATTTGGCATGTTGTGCTGACTTTGTTTCTGGTAAATAAGAGCTTTCAATTATGTCCACTGTGGGCGTTATTGTATATCCAGCTCGGTAATGTCCCTGCTCATCCCTTAAGTACGACCCATCTGTAAAATCTAATTACATCAGCATTATCAACAGGGACTTCTTGTAAGTCATTCCTGGGAGCGAGAATATAATCTGTTAACAAAATGcaatcatgatttttttcttgctgtgatGCTGGAAGCAAAGTTGCAAGATTAATGTTATTACATCAAACCAGGGTAATATTGGGAattcccagggaattccctgattaggacttggtgctttcactgccgggcacccaggttcgatccctggtcaggaactaaaaGTCTgtcacggcgcagccaaaaaaaaaaaaaagaagaaaaggaaaaggaaaaccaggGTAGTATTAGGTGCAGAAAGCAACAATACTTCATAAGAAGTTAGTTGGCTTATAGAATTGTGCTGGGTGTGCTGAGAGTTTAGAAGAGACTCAACTGATGGTGAGACAGTTAAAGGAGACCCTATTACCACTTCCTCAGAAGCCTTCCATAAAAGtcattcctgggacttccctggtggtgcagtggttaagaatccgcctgccaatgcaggggacatgggttccatccctgatccgggaagatcccacatgccgcagagcaactaagccggagtgccacaactactgaaacccacccgcctagagccgtgctccacaacaagagaagccaccacagtgagaagcacacgcaccgcaacgaagagtagcccccgctcgcggcaactagagaaagcccgcacgcagcaatagaagacccaacgcagccaaaaataaacaaataaaaataaataagagagtcATTTCTGAAATAACCATCATACAAAGTGAAAGTCCCTTTGCTACCAAGTCTAATTTAGTTTTGTAGTGTAAAAGCAACTCATCTACAAGCATGtttgtaaaagcatcagagtaagACAATAACTGTCTatgaatgacaaaagacttaaaaagcaTGGTTGAAGACCGATTACAATGCAATTGTCAAGGAAATCTGGCTGTTTCCgtgacatacaacattttaagataataactaggattatgactgaCCACATAACAGGATATTTCAAATTTTAGGAActtcatataatttctagaacattTGTATTGATAAACGTCCGACAACGTCTTCCGTGTGGCATTCGGTTCCATATTAACCCCCCAGTCTAAATACAGTCTGATGGAGGGGGTATCTAGAGAatacggggggtgggggggggggaaagggcTGGCTTGTAAATTAGTGCAAGgtgaagggaggagggggcacgACAgtgagaagggaggggcaggcagagactgggagacaggtaaggtggggcagggggaggggcagggggaggggcaggggtgtgggtggTGCTGGGTGTTAGGGAGGGGCAGGCCTATAAAAAGGGCAGACTTAGAGATGGGGGCACATGAAACAAGGTGAAGGCCAGCCTTCCAGGAGCACTGGCCGAGATGCAGGGTAGGACTCCAAGGGGTCAGTGAGGCCACAGAAGGGGTTGGCTGCAGGGAGCTGCAGTGGTCCCCTGGCAAGGACGGGCTGGGAGTCTGGGGACTTGAGGATGGGGCCGGGGGTGGTGAGGACGGGGAGGCGGCTGACGGGCTTTGGGGGGTGACAGTCTTGGGGTGTAGCTGGCAGGGGCGGGCTGTCATGGCTGCAGGTCTCTGACGTTTTGACACTGGCTCTCCCACAGTGGCAGCCGAGCCTGGAGAGGAGACCATGGGTGCCTCGGCTTCCAGGAACTGGCTAGTCGGTGTTTCCGCGCTGGAGCCTGAACCCGAGGAGGCGCTGGGTCTGGGCCAGCTGCCCACGGAGCTGCTCGAGATGGTGCTGAGCCACGTGCCCCCTCACGTGCTGCTCGGGCGCTGCCGCCGGGTGTGCCGGCGCTGGCGCGACCTGGTGGACTGCCAGGCCCTGTGGTTGAACATCCTGGCCCGAGACCACGCCGCCCTGTGGCCCGTCCTCCGCACCTGCCTGCCCCCCGCCGACGACCCCAGGCCCTGCGTCCTGGGTCGCTTCTGCGAGCTCCGACCCATAGGACGCAACCTCCTCCGGAACCCCAAGGGCGAAGGTGGGGAGCCCAGGAAAGGGGTCCTCCTCGAgggagcaggtgggaggggccggaTGCGGGGGGCGCTTGGACTCCGTGGGTGGCGTGGAACTGGATCCCAAGGGAGGAGCGGGAGGTGCAGGTCCCCGCGGGAAACCCCAGGGGACTTATCCCTGGGTGGGTGGGATGGCAAGGAACGTGGGGAAAAACCGTTTTCATTTAACAGAAGGTTTCCTGAAATGGACGGTGCTGAGCAGTGAAGACGGCTGGGCGGCGGAGGAGGAAAACTCGGAGGTCATACCTAGTGCCTATATGCTAACCAGCTTCCTGTCTGCCTACAGGTGAATGTCCCTATTCCCCAAGGGCGGTTGTTGAGTACTTGCCTGGTCCTCATTgacctttctccctctttcctagGGGGTATCACAAGAAGCAAGTGTTGGACCTGGAGAAGGAGGGTTTCTGGCCAGAACTCCTGGACAGTGGAAAGATTGAGATTTGTGTCTCTGACTGGTGAGTGTGATGATAAAAAcagcccatttttttaattaattaattaattaatttatttatttatttatttatttatttatggctgcgttgggtcttcgttgctgcacgtgggtttttctctagttgtggagagcaggggttactcttcgttgtggttctctggcttctcattgctgtggcttctcttgttgcggagcacgggctctagggcacaggctcagtatttgtggcgcacgggcttagttgctccgtggcatgtgggatcttccccgaccaggaatcgaacccatgtcccctgtattggcaggtggattcttaaccactgcgccaccagggaagtccctgggtgaCTTTATTTAGGCCTCCTAACAGCCCCTTAGGATAAAGCAGGTAGGGAAATGAGACTTAACCACCATCATAACTTTGGTACTTAGCAGAGTACATTCCCTGAACCCATCCCTTAACCCCCAAAGGGACCTGGATTGGAAGATGCCAGTTTGGATCCTATACAGAGGACTTGGGCCCAACTAAGTCTTGTCTGTGAATGAGATGCCCCTTGGTTTAGGAGGAGGCAAGATAGGAGAGTTGGCTAAAGGTCAGATTCTGGAGCCAGAACCTctcaggttcaaaccctggcttcccagctttgtggccttgggcaagtcacagtgtgcctcagtttccctatctttATAAGGTAGGGTTATATGTCAAACACAAAGCCAGTGCTTTGAAGTTTGAGCTGTTTCAGTACCCTTCATGATCCTTGATCctgtgggaaaattatttttggaacCTCAAACTGAGAAGTTCGGAATGGGGAGGTGAtttttccctggtggcacagctaAGACTTGGCAGGGCCTGGCATTAGACTCATACTTGTCTGACCCTTGTGCTCTGTAGTGATG from Balaenoptera musculus isolate JJ_BM4_2016_0621 chromosome 19, mBalMus1.pri.v3, whole genome shotgun sequence includes:
- the LOC118885459 gene encoding F-box only protein 27-like; this encodes MGASASRNWLVGVSALEPEPEEALGLGQLPTELLEMVLSHVPPHVLLGRCRRVCRRWRDLVDCQALWLNILARDHAALWPVLRTCLPPADDPRPCVLGRFCELRPIGRNLLRNPKGEEGFLKWTVLSSEDGWAAEEENSEVIPSAYMLTSFLSAYRGYHKKQVLDLEKEGFWPELLDSGKIEICVSDWRKDQQRTDCIYQLTVRLLDANQAILDHFSPLPFPIWKWRNSVSPRVSHVFSNLKKGVRFVSFECCTWDLEFRNEQYGISVTNSSVIVQILEATIRKFLHQIYRLLLL